One genomic region from Myripristis murdjan chromosome 7, fMyrMur1.1, whole genome shotgun sequence encodes:
- the pex10 gene encoding peroxisome biogenesis factor 10 has translation MPLVPANQSQLIRATQKDEHYQTFLRNNANEAFQTFAGSKRWLDWRKEIELVSDLAYYGLTTFSGYQTLGEEYVNIVQVDPSKRRIPSRARRGLLVFCHTFVPYILDKVLVCLENELEGQGENQGGSSRREVASSPWSLGFWLRSCISRVVGLLSEHQRRACQPAVFALQQGLTLLRRVHVALFYMNGAFYHLSKRSAGVSYLQVLGVNGDDQAIRTSYRLLGVVSLLQLALTVALQVNNFRQKQRARQEWKLYRNLTSRSQHVDSECPRAGRCILCLEERRHSTCTPCGHLFCWECITEWCNTKTECPLCREKFQPHRLVYLRNYN, from the exons ATGCCGCTCGTCCCTGCTAACCAGTCCCAGCTGATCCGGGCCACTCAGAAGGATGAACACTATCAAACCTTCCTGAGAAACAACGCCAACGAGGCTTTCCAGACATTTGCTG GATCCAAGAGATGGCTGGATTGGAGGAAAGAGATAGAACTGGTGTCAGACCTTGCATATTATGGTTTGACTACATTCTCAG GCTACCAAACCCTGGGTGAGGAATATGTCAACATTGTCCAAGTGGACCCCAGTAAACGTCGCATACCCTCCCGGGCCAGAAGAGGCCTCCTTGTGTTCTGTCACACCTTTGTACCTTACATCTTGGACAAGGTCCTGGTGTGCCTGGAGAACGAGCTGGAAGGCCAAGGGGAGAACCAGGGTGGAAGCAGTCGGCGGGAAGTAGCATCCAGTCCGTGGAGTCTAGGATTTTGGCTGAGGAGCTGCATCTCGAGGGTAGTGGGGTTGCTGTCAGAGCACCAGAGGAGAGCATGCCAGCCAGCAGTGTTTGCCCTCCAGCAGGGCCTGACCCTCCTCCGTCGAGTCCACGTAGCTCTGTTCTATATGAATGGGGCTTTCTACCACCTGTCCAAGAGGTCGGCTGGTGTTAGCTAT CTGCAAGTATTAGGAGTGAATGGTGATGACCAGGCCATCAGAACCAGCTACAGGCTGCTAGGAGTTGTATCGCTCCTCCAGCTGGCCCTCACTGTGGCTCTGCAGGTTAACAActtcagacagaaacagagagccaGGCAAGAGTGGAAACTCTACAGAAACCTCACCTCCAG GTCCCAGCATGTAGACAGTGAATGTCCCAGGGCCGGTCGATGTATCCTTTGCTTGGAGGAGAGGCGGCACTCCACCTGCACCCCTTGTGGCCACCTCTTCTGCTGGGAGTGCATCACTGAGTGGTGCAACACCAAG ACAGAGTGCCCCTTGTGCCGTGAGAAGTTCCAGCCTCACAGACTTGTGTACCTGAGGAACTACAACTAG